Proteins encoded by one window of Vitis vinifera cultivar Pinot Noir 40024 chromosome 10, ASM3070453v1:
- the LOC100259667 gene encoding cysteine-rich receptor-like protein kinase 10: MAIFSERAIVLLFFLSSLIIHGSPKPDLFYSLCTENGNYEPNSTYQYNLNLLLTSLSSNAATLNGRKFHNQTAGQAPDMVYGLYLCRGDVTDAVCQNCVQTASQEILTKCPNRKEVISWYDQCMFRYSNRSIFSIMEERPSVTGSNELEMEDPDRFDQIVNETMVGMIEKATYNSSERDMFETGEAKFNASTKIYGLAQCTPDLSGSDCRRCLENIFSRIPNCCYGKQGARILGPSCNFRYEVYPFYGDFAAAAPLAPSPLSPPGNNTASESKGKKGNSSRLLIVIIVPVVGTVIIFGFLYSCWLNRKMRKSTPSAFGEDSQSMDSTMDSLLFDLKTLRAATNNFSDANKIGEGGFGAVYKGLLSSGLEIAIKRLSRNSGQGTEEFKNEIALLAKLQHRNLVRLLGFCLEAKEKILVYEFVPNKSLDYFLFDTDKQSQLDWPTRHKIIVGIARGLLYLHEESRLKIIHRDLKASNILLDSKLNPKISDFGMARIFFMEQSQANTTRIVGTYGYMSPEYAMHGQFSVKSDVFSFGVLLLEILSGKKNSCFNNSECSQDLLSYVKYMLHDPKVVLLFYCSIV; encoded by the exons ATGGCCATTTTCTCAGAACGAGCAATTGTGCtactcttctttctttcttctcttatcATCCATGGAAGCCCAAAGCCTGACCTCTTCTACAGCCTTTGTACTGAAAATGGCAACTATGAACCCAATAGCACTTACCAGTATAACCTCAACCTCCTCCTCACTTCCCTGTCGTCAAATGCTGCAACACTTAACGGCCGCAAATTCCACAACCAGACGGCAGGCCAAGCGCCAGACATGGTATATGGCCTCTACCTATGCAGGGGGGATGTCACAGACGCAGTATGCCAGAACTGCGTCCAGACTGCAAGTCAAGAGATTCTGACCAAGTGTCCCAACAGAAAAGAGGTAATCAGTTGGTACGACCAGTGCATGTTTCGGTACTCCAACCGATCAATCTTCTCAATAATGGAAGAAAGGCCAAGTGTGACTGGGTCTAACGAATTGGAGATGGAGGACCCAGATAGGTTTGATCAGATTGTGAATGAAACCATGGTGGGTATGATTGAAAAGGCTACCTATAATTCTTCTGAGAGAGACATGTTTGAGACTGGAGAAGCAAAATTTAATGCGTCCACCAAGATATATGGTTTGGCGCAGTGCACACCAGATTTATCCGGCAGCGATTGTAGGAGGTgccttgaaaatattttttctcgTATTCCTAATTGTTGCTATGGGAAGCAAGGGGCCAGGATTCTAGGACCAAGCTGCAACTTCAGGTACGAGGTGTACCCTTTCTATGGAGACTTTGCAGCTGCTGCACCGCTTGCACCTTCACCTCTGTCACCTCCAGGTAATAATACAGCTTCTGAATCTAA AGGTAAAAAGGGAAACTCGTCCCGGCTTCTAATTGTTATCATTGTTCCAGTTGTGGGCACAGTGATAATTTTTGGCTTCCTCTACTCTTGTTGGCTAAATAGGAAGATGAGAAAA TCCACGCCAAGTGCTTTTGGGGAAGATAGTCAAAGCATGGACTCGACCATGGATTCACTACTCTTTGATTTGAAGACACTTAGAGCTGCCACTAACAACTTCTCTGATGCTAATAAGATTGGTGAAGGGGGCTTTGGAGCTGTTTACAAG GGTCTACTTTCAAGTGGACTAGAGATAGCTATAAAAAGGCTCTCAAGAAATTCAGGGCAAGGGACAGAAGAATTCAAGAATGAAATTGCATTACTTGCTAAACTTCAACATAGGAATCTTGTTCGCCTTTTGGGGTTTTGCTTGGAAGCAAAAGAGAAAATACTCGTCTATGAGTTTGTGCCCAATAAAAGCCTCGACTACTTTCTATTTG ATACTGACAAACAATCACAGTTGGATTGGCCTACACGACACAAGATTATAGTGGGTATTGCTCGAGGACTACTTTACCTGCATGAGGAATCTAGGTTGAAGATCATTCACCGTGATCTTAAAGCTAGCAACATATTATTGGACTCCAAGTTGAATCCCAAAATTTCTGACTTTGGCATGGCAAGGATTTTCTTTATGGAGCAAAGTCAAGCAAATACAACGAGGATTGTAGGGACATA TGGTTACATGTCTCCTGAGTATGCAATGCATGGACAATTTTCAGTGAAGTCAGATGTGttcagttttggtgttttgcTTCTAGAGATACTAAGCGGCAAGAAGAATAGTTGTTTCAACAACTCAGAGTGCAGCCAGGACCTTCTAAGCTATGTTAAGTATATGCTACATGACCCTAAAGTAGTTCTTCTGTTTTACTGTTCGATAGTATAG